The DNA window ggggctagactgagaccgggctggagggggctagaccgagtcaagactgagaccgggctggagggggctagactgagaccgggctggagggggctagaccgagtcaagactgagaccgggctggagggggctagactgagaccgggctggagggggctagaccgagtcaagactgagaccgggctggagggggctagactGAGACCGGGCAGGAGGGggctagaccgagtcaagactgagaccgggctggagggggctagaccgagtcaagactgagaccgggctggaggtggctagaccgagtcaagactgagaccgggctggaggtggctagaccgagtcaagactgagaccgggctggaggtggctagaccgagtcaagactgagaccgggctggaggtggctagaccgagtcaagactgagaccgggctggaggtGGCTAGACCgagagtcaagactgagaccgggctggagggggctagaccgAGTTAAGACGGAGACCGGGCTGGAGGTggctagaccgagtcaagactgagaccgggctgaAAGGGGCTAGacgagtcaagactgagaccgggctggagcGGGGCTAGAtcgagtcaagactgagaccgggctggagggggctagaccgagtcaagactgagaccgggctggagaGGGCTAGACCGAGTCAAGCCTGAGACCGGGaagagggggcggggggggggggcgagactGAGTCAAGCCCGAGACCGGGAGGGGGCGAGACTGAGTCAAGACTGAGACtgggctggagggggctagaccgagtcaagactgagaccaggctggagggggctagaccgagtcaagactgagaccgggctggaggtggctagaccgagtcaagactgagaccgggctggaggtGGCTAGACCgagagtcaagactgagaccgggctggagggggctagaccgAGTTAAGACGGAGACCGGGCTGGAGGTggctagaccgagtcaagactgagaccgggctgaAGGGGGCTAGacgagtcaagactgagaccgggctggagcggggctagaccgagtcaagactgagaccgggctggagggggctagaccgagtcaagactgagaccgggctggagaGGGCTAGACCGAGTCAAGCCTGAGACCGGGaagagggggcgggggggggggggggggggggggcgagactGAGTCAAGCCCGAGACCGGGAGGGGGCGAGACTGAGTCAAGACTGAGACtgggctggagggggctagaccgagtcaagactgagaccaggctggaggtggctagaccgagtcaagactgagaccgggctggaggtggctagaccgagtcaagactgagaccgggctggaggtGGCTAGACCgagagtcaagactgagaccgggctggagggggctagaccgAGTTAAGACGGAGACCGGGCTGGAGGTggctagaccgagtcaagactgagaccgggctgaAGGGGGCTAGacgagtcaagactgagaccgggctggagcggggctagaccgagtcaagactgagaccgggctggagggggctagaccgagtcaagactgagaccgggcCGGAGAGGGCTAGACCGAGTCAAGCCTGAGACCGGGAGGGGGCGAGACTGAGTCAAGACTGAGACtgggctggagggggctagaccgagtcaagactgagaccaggctggagggggcgagaccgagtcaagactgagaccgggAGGGGGTTGAGACTGAGCcgagaccgggctggagggggctagaccgagtcaagactgagaccgggaggggggggggggaactgagTCAAGACGGAAACCGGGCTGGAGGGGGCAAGaccaagtcaagaccgagaccgggagggggtggggggggcgagaccgagtcaagactgagaccgggAGGGGGTTGAGACTGAGCCGAGACCGGGCTGAAGGGggctagaccgagtcaagactgagaccgggaggggggggggggggaactgagTCAAGACGGAAACCGGGCTGGAGGGGGCAAGaccaagtcaagaccgagaccgggagggggtgggggggggcgagaccgagtcaagaccaagaccagtAAAATGcgagtccaattcaagaccatgattgtaattttgtcaaatcacCACCATAATATGAGTTGATGTCCAATATTTCTGTGTTCACATTTCAGAacatcatacagttgaagtcagaacttTGCATACACTTAGGAGTCATTTAAaggttgtttttcaaccactttcacaaatttcttgttaacaaactatagttttggcaagtcgtttaggatatctactttgtgcatgacacaagtaatttttccaacatttacatttacattgtttacattttccaacaattatttcacttacaattcatagtatcacaactccagtgggtcagaagattacacgCAGAAGGGCACTTTTCGGCATTTGCGCGGCAGGCCGTGCAGCTGGGCCAGATCTCCCAGGAAGTCATTGAACGAAGTCTCTCGGGCATTCGGTTGTCGTTTcataaaatgtttacattttggtcatttttccgcttCCAGATGACGAATGGAATcttattgcaaatgtataaaacatcaCCAATTACGACACGGCCATttctcctaaacggaaaagacTTTGAAGACGgaacttggtgagcataggtttggcataatggggaGTTGGCCCCGAACACGATGGTGTCGAGGCCTCAACGCTTTTTTTGAGTTAAGGCCATTTTcctgggattaaaggtcaaaaacGAAAATAGAGCGCTAATTTGACCGCTTCATGTCAAAGTACATGAATCTACAGTGTCAGGAAAAAAAGAAACAGCCATTATTCTATCGTAATTTACGTAATTTgatttctgaaataacacacactcattcaacactctgtaaataagtcagttcttaacgtaaagactcaATATACAAATTCAATATTCTGaccccaaggaggatatgtgttcactttcagcttcaACCGGAATCTAAATAGTTAAAATAGTGAAAAAATATCAGATATTTTCAAAACTTCACGTGTGATTAggatgaactgtaaatcagtcatttctcccaacaaacgtcacacacacacacacacacacacacacacacacacacacacacacacacacacacacacacacacacacacacacacacacacacacacacacacacacacacacacacacagcaaggaggGAGTGAcacagtgcggtgcttaaagaaaCTCAGagcctaggccgtgccgagttcaacgagatgccctgCTTGACCGTAGCttgctcggtctgagcgcagcgaccgtGAAAAAATAGGTATAAAATGAAGCGTGGCCCTAAAATTTCAGGTGCTTTTGGGGGACAGCGGGGGAACCGTTACGGTTAGAAGCACAGTTCAACTTTAAGAATGTTcatgaggtcctcccgatctgtgcaagcttAACCTTGACTTTGTGGTATTAACCCTTAGCAAACAGTTtgcaatgacttctctccccataggaatacattgccgaTAGTGCacggtgagttatgtggctctagaaggttctcagaCCCAGAAaaagcctcgtacatttgcaataacttcaattcattttcaccttcacgaaaatgacgacatttagaaaaggcccagagtcgcaagactaggtgcattgaaactgcctcggcccatagagacggaccctaacgtttctgtccgatagctcattcaaggaccccgtagcaacgcctggaaaatgtggattttcagcaccaattaaggtCGCGGCTCAGGCTCCAAATTACCTATCGAGccaaaacttgggattcggggtcgcctcagctaggtctacacataatgtcagaactgaACCCGCAGAACGTAGCTACATTTTGAATGTTTTAATTATGTTTTAAACAGAAAGCTctgtgaattttgggcctgctctgaaatatgtgatagttggcttcaaaacaagttggaaaaagtggacgtggtgtcagtttgtatcagtttgatgtctaattgactgatggacagtgACTTGATGGCTGACTTTTGTCCATTtacaatatgtttaaacagtgacaaatttgtgatggtaaatgcccattgaaacatattgcaaatgcacagtgcatttgcaatatgattcaacagtgcaaaaacatcaccaaatggagatgatgaaatcaacacaacgagtgatggagaggaaccactatcactgcccggccatcccgagttcatcgggccagtcaattttgcatttctgcataatttttgagcatgtcaaatttgtgatggtaaatgcccattggaACATGTTGCAAATAGACAGCCGTGCACCGGGTGATTGGAAAAGGTTACCAGAAGcacatttttttaattgtttttaatGCCTTTAGGGGGGTGCAAGGGGTCCACGGTTGGTGAGGGAGCACCCTCCACCCGTGCCCCTGGTCATTTGGACATTTTTCAAAAAATCGTTAAAAAACAACAGAGTCCCACTTCTCCCTCCTTATACATGACAAATAGACCATCTAGGTTGATTCATGGCTTAGCATAGTGCTTTATTTCATCTGGGCAGTATAAATGCAATTTGGACATGGTTCATTGACTTTTGGGTTTGAAAACCGACTTCCTATGATCGTACAtagcaaatggacaaaacatcctgatttggcactttcaatactttcatattgcatttggacacttcttatggcatttggcaatggttcactgacttttgacttcctatgatatcatattgcaaatggacaaaacatatgccttatggacAAGTTATTAAAAATATGACAATAAAATATGACAAATGTATgttcaataagaatttgttcttaactgacttgcctagttaaataaaggtaaaaaaatgtaACTCTGCAAACTCCAGcattgtcacgcctgctcccttcTCATCCTGGTGTTCGAaggcgccaggctccccagcattacgcactcctgccttTCCCCGTCCCGCGTATTCCCCCGCTTCTGCAGTGACTGTCGAATGACGTTGTTCTGCCCGTGTGCTGACTCTGTGCCTGTCTTACTTCATGTCTGTTCCTTATTAAattttgactccccgtacctgcttctcaacTCCGGCATCGGGCGCTacaagtgtagatttggccttgtgttttaggttattgtccaacTGAAAGGTGAAAttttctcccagtgtctggtggcaATCaaacaaccaggttttcctctaggattttgcctggtTAATTCCagtctgtttcttttttttaatcCTGAAactatggagagtggtactcaaaTGTGTTATGTTttgggaaaatccaatacaacactctGTATTCAGGACAACAttttaatttctttgccacattttttgccatatattttctaTGTTGGACAGCTTTCTTATTTCCACATTGTCAAGTAGTGTtgaggagtaactacaatgttgatccatcctcagttttctcctgtcacaaccattaaactccaaaactgttttaaagtcaccattggccgtatggtgaaatccctgagcagtttccttcctctccggcaagaaggacacctgtatctttgtagtgactgggtatattgatacaccattcaaagtgtaataacttcaccatgctcaaagggatattcaacatctgtatttaaaaaaaaaacgtatcaataggtgcccttcttctttgcgaggcattggaaaaccaccctggtctttgtggttgaatctgtgtttgaaatccactgtttgactgagggaccttacagataattgtatgttggggtacagagatgaggtagtcattaaaaaaaaatcatgttaaacactattattgcacacagagtgagtccatgcaacttattatgtgacttgttaaacacatgtttacaaatgtttactcctgaacgtatttagacTTGCCAATAAgaggttgaataataataataattattgtattaatttgtaaacatttctaaaaacatatttccagGAGAGTGACAACAATTTTTTATTTCATTCAGactaacacaaaatgtggaaaattcaTTTTCGggttaccttgtacccctgcacatcgacaaTGTATTGTTACTCCCCGTATATGTATTGTTATAGcccatgttattttttacttgttAATGCTATTCGTTATTTAATCCTTGTCTGTatttctatttatttctctctgcattgttgtaaAATGACCCATAggtcagcatttcactattaGCATACGCCTGTTGTTTTATGAAGTACTTAACAAATGGAATTTGATCGTGATTGAAATAGCTTCCGGCAGTCATTTTGGGTGCCTGAACTCATGCATGTTTAAGCAAATATTCTGTTAGAGGTTCTGGaagtcaagcagtagaacatgtgAGGTTCTGGAACTCAGTTCTGGTGTTCTGTTCCATGTTCCTTGTGTATTTCCCTCAGTGATTCAAAGAGCAACTGGAAAGAAAAACATATGTATATACATTGATCAAGTTCTAATGATAATATTATGTACTTCAGTGTATCTTTGGAGGTGGAAGAGACATTTCCCAActgctgcagtgtgtctggggctgctgtgtgttctcctactggcTTGGATCATAGGCCTGTTACTCTACCGTGAGTTTGATATGTTCTCATTCAAACATTCTTCATCATCAGTGGTGTAATGACCAGGGTTCAATTACATTTCAATACCATTCAATTTAATTCAGAAAACacaccaaattccaattccacacGTTTCTAATTGAAAATTATTCCAGTGTACTTCccgaattgactggaattgaaattgaCATCAGTCTGGGTCATGTCTCATTAACTTTTCCACTTTTATCTTGGTTGTTGATTGTATTATTTCACAGAGAGAAACCAATTGACCAGTttcaacaccctgaccaaagagagagaccagatacagaccagctacaacaccccGACCAAagtgagagaccagctacagaccagctacaacaccctgaccaaagagagagaccagctacagactagCAACAACAcgctgaccaaagagagagaccagctacagaccagctacaacaccctgaccaaagagagagaccagctacagaccagctacaacaccctgaccaaagagagagaccagctacagaccagctacaacactctgaccaaagagagagaccagctacagaccagctacaacaccctgaccgaagagagagaccagctacagaccagttccaacaccctgaccaaagagaaagaccagctacagaccagttccaacaccctgaccaaagagagagaccagctacagaccagtttcaacaccctgaccaaagagagagaccatctACAGACCAGTtccaacaccctgaccaaagagagagaccagctacagaccagttccaacaacctgaccaaagagagagaccagctacagaccagttacaacaccctgaccaaagagagagaccagctacagaccagttccaacaccctgaccaaagagaaagaccagatacagaccagctacaacaccctgaccaaagagagagaccagctacagaccaactacaacaccctgaccaaagagagagaccagctacagaccagtaaCAACACCCTTACTGCAGAAAGAGACCAGCtgcagaccagctacaacaccctgaccaaacagagagaccagctacagaccagctacaactccctgaccaaagagagagaccaattacagaccagctacaacaccctgaccaaagagagagaccagctccaGACCAGTAACAACACCCTTACTGCAGAAAGAGACCAGCTGCAGACCAATTataacaccctgaccaaacagagagaccagctacagaccagctgcAACACCCTGACTgcaggaagagaccagatacagactaacaacaacagcctgaccaaagagagagaccagctgcaGACCAGCAACAACACCCTGACTGAAGAAAGAGACCAGCTACAAAAAGAGGCAGAATGTCTGAAACAATCTTTAGTTCAGAAAGGTGAGTGAAATTGGCTAATGTCTGTTCTGTTATCAGTTCACATGACACGTACAAACAGGCAATTCAACTTACATTAAAGGAAATATGTGAGAAAAAAGCGGACTTCCATACCGTCCATTAGTTAGTGTCCCGTCTTCCTTGACTGTCTGATTGATACTTAATTCATTGTTGTATTAACGTGACTAAAGCAAGAAATGTTCAACTTATAGTGTGTCCGAACGGATGGAAGAAGCTTGGTAGCAGTTGTTATTACGTCTCTACTGAGACAAAATCCTGggaggagagcagacaggactgCAGAAATCGAGGAGCAGACCTGGTGGTCATCAAGAGCGAAGacgatcaggtgtgtgtgtgaggtagagagaaaaaaagagagagagagataacgagcaGTAATGACTATGTTTTAACAATGTTGTCTCTCTCCCACAACTACAGACATTTGTCAATTGGTTATGCGGTGTAAAGAACTATgtctggattggtctgactgactctgttactgAGGGGACCTGGAAATGGGTGGACGACACACCACTGACCACAAAGTAAGACATTAATGAATTCTGTGTCACTATGACATCACTGTCTGGAGTATGAGGTTTGGAGTGGACAGCCTGATTAtatgtgttgtttcttctacaggtattggaacagtggacagtctgattctgtgttgtttcttctacaggtattggaacagtggaaagcctgattctgtgttgtttcttctacaggtattggaacagtggacagcctgattctgtgttgtttcttctacaggtattggaacagtggacagtctgattctgtgttgtttcttctacaggtattggaacagtggacagcctgattctgtgttgtttcttctacaggtattggaacagtggacagcctgattctatgtgttgtttctcttacaggtattggaacagtggacagtctgattctgtgttgtttcttctacaggtattggaacagtggacagtctgattctgtgttgtttcttctacaggtattgtaacagtggacagtctgattctgtgttgtttcttctaaaggtattggaacagtggacagcctgattctatgtgttgtttcttctacaggtattggaacagtggacagtctgattCTATGTTTGtcctacaggtattggaacagtggacagcctgattctatgtgttgtttcttctacaggtattggaacagtggacagtctgatgctgtgttgtttcttctacaggtattggaacagtggacagtctgattctgtgttgtttcttctacaggtattggaacagtggacagcctgattctgtgttgtttcttctacaggtattggaacagtggacagtctgattATGTGTTGTTTctcctacaggtattggaacagtggacagcctgattctgtgttgtttcttctacaggtattggaacagtggacagtctgattctgtgttgtttcttctacaggtattggaacagtaaAGAGCCTAATGGTGGAGGAGCAGAGAACTGTGTGTATTTCTACTCCTGGTCATCAGACACAGGAGAATGGTGGGACTATGACTGTTCCTATAAATACAGATGGATCTGTGAGAAATAGGATTCTTCTGGGTTCTCTGTCTGAACTGGTAAATTGGATTCTCCTTGGTCGTCTCTCTGAACTGCTAACTAGGATTCTCCTTGGTCGTCTCTCTGAACTGCTAAATATGAATCTCCTTGGTCGTCTCTCTGTACTGCTAACTGGGATTCTCGTTGGTCGTCTCTCTGAACTGCTAAACAGGATTCTCGTTGGTCGTCTCTCTGAACTTCTAAATAGGATTCTCCTTGGTAGTCTCTCTGTACTGCTAACTAAGGATCTCCTTGGTAGTCTTTCTGTACTGCTAAATATGATTCTCCTTGGTCGTCTCTCTGAACTGCTAACTAGGATTCTCCTTGGTCGTCTCTCTGAACTGCTAACTAGGATTCTCCTTGGTCGTCTCTCTGTACTGCTAACTAGGATTCTCCTTGGTTGTCTCTCTGAACTGCTAAATATGATTCTCCTTGGTCGTCTCTCTGAACTGCTAAATATGAATCTCCTTGGTCGTCTCTCTGTACTGCTAACTAGGATTCTCGTTGGTCGTCTCTCTGAACTGCTAAACAGGATTCTCGTTGGGCGTCTCTCTGAACTTCTAAATAGGATTCTCCTTGGTAGTCTCTCTGTACTGCAAACTAAGGATCTCCTTGGTAGTCTTTCTGTACTGCTAAATATGATTCTCCTTGGTCGTCTCTCTGAACTGCTAACTAGGATTCTCCTTGGTCGTCTCTCTGTACTGCTAACTAGGATTCTCCTTGGTTGTCTCTCTGAACTGCTAAATATGATTCTCCTTGGTCGTCTCTCTGAACTGCTAACTAGGATTCTCCTTGGTTGTCTCTCTGAACTGCTAACTAGGATTCTCCTTGGTCGTCTCTCTGAACTGCTAAATATGATTCTCCTTGGTCGTCTCTCTGTACTGCTAACTAGGATTCTCGTTGGTCGTCTCTCTGAACTGCTAAACAGGATTCTCCTTGGTCGTCTCTCTGAACTGCTAAATAGGATTCTCTTTGGTAGTCTCTCTGTACTGCTAACTAGGATTCTCCTTGGTCGTCTCTCTTCGGGGCAAAGAGAGGACAACTCGCTGGCACCAATGTTTTCTATAGCACAAAACTCCCATCAGGATGTGTAACAAACAATTTGGCTCCAGTAACAGAGGTGGACGGTGGTGGACGCGGTCCTTCGTTGCTACCGCATCGGTGACCCGCTCAACTGAttcccctggggggggggggggggggtaagaaaGGGCTTCTAACCTAGGGGCACGTCCCCAGTGGCAGTCAGGGGGCCAGCCAACAAATCACACCGTGTCCTGGCCTGTATCCTCTCGGACGGagcacagaccccttcccccgtGCCAAAGCTCTCCCCTCAGCACTTTTCACAAGAAACTGAGACAGGAAGACCTACTTCCTGTCGTCACCAAGCACCGTCTCCAAATCTCATTGTACTGGCCGTTTGTCATACAAGGTCTTTGTCACATCCAGGCGTCATGCCGAGGGCACAGAGCAAAAATATGATGAAAGGGGCAaatatgttacatggtagatacagtatctgACATGGTAGATgcagtatgttacaatacagtatgttacatggtagaaacagtatgttacaatacaatatgttacatggtagatacagtatgttacaatacagtacGTTAcattgtagatacagtatgtcacatggtagatacagtatgttacaaggTAGATGCAGtttgttacatggtagatacagtatgttacaatacagtatgttacatggtagatacagtatgttacaatacagtatgttacatggtagatacagtatggtacaatacagtatgttacatggtagatacagtatgttacatggtagatacagtatgttacatggtagatacagtatgttacgatacagtatgttacaatagagtatgttacaatacagtatgttacatggtagatacagaatgttaaaatacagtatgttacatggtagatacagtatgttacattgtagatacagtatgttacaatacagtatgttacattgtAGATgcagtatgttacaatacagtatgttacatggtagatacagtatgttacatggtagatacagtatgtcacatggtagatacagtatgttacaatacagtatgttacaatagagtatgttacaatacagtatgttacatggtagatacattatgttacatggtagatacagtatgttacatggtagatacagtatggtacaatacagtatgttacatggtagatacagtatgttacatggtagatacagtatgttacatggtagatacagtatgttacatggtagatacagtatgttacgatacagtatgttacaatagagtatgttacaatacagtatgttacatggtagatacattatgttacatggtagatacagtatgttacatggtagatacagtatggtacaatacagtatgttacatggtagatacagtatgttacatggtagatacggTATTTtgcatggtagatacagtatgttacatggtagatacagtatgttacatggtagatacagtatgttacatggtagatacagtatgttacatggtagatacagtatgttacgtgGTAGATACAGTTTGGTTGCTCCTTTAGCTTCTATCCAATAACAAACTACTTCCTGCTTATGCAGTTTACCTTGTCAAACACATGATAAAACCAAGAGAATGAAAAGAAAACTAAATATATACAATAACAATTCAATGAACTGACatgtctagaaggactgttctctactgtataatagttgatccaaaatggagtctagaaggactgttctctactgtataatagttgatctaacatggagtctagaaggactgttctatactgtataatagtttaTCCaaaatggagtctagaaggactgttctctactgtataatagttgatctaacatggagtctagaaggactgttctctactatataatagttgatctaacatggggtctagaaggactgttctctactgtataatagttgatctaacatggagtctagaaggactgttctccactatataatagttgatctaacatggggtctagaaggactgttctctactgtataatagttgatctaacatggagtctagaaggactgttctctactatataatagttgatctaacatggggtctagaaggactgttctctactgtataatagttgatctaacatggagtctagaaggactgttctccactatataatagttgatctaacatggagttTAGCAGGGTTCACGGGAAGCAAGGCTAGGCTGTACAAAAACATCACTGGCAGGGGAATTAATGAACATCTGTGGGGGCGGGGCTCCATTGTGGTATGCTGCTCTGATAGATAGTCCATGGAATTTCTCTAGTAATGTCTTAAAACCCTGGTCATGGCGTCCCGACAGTGTATGGAGACCTTCCATAAGCCTCTGAAGTAGCTCCTCATGTTTTTCAATGGTGactccctgcagggagacaacTTTGAAGAGCCGGACTGAGTCGGCTGGGTGAGTCGTGACCAGTTCATAGTGTAATGACaaagaggcagagacagatacaggaggcagatggtttgagtctctgatatttattgaaATACAAGGGTTAGGCAATGGGCAGGTCAGGGACAGCCAGAAGTTCATAAACAAGgtcagagtccgaaaggtacagtGGGGGGAGACAGcctcgaggtcaaggcaggctgaatggtcaggcaggtgggctcagtgtcaaggcaggctgaatg is part of the Oncorhynchus clarkii lewisi isolate Uvic-CL-2024 chromosome 10, UVic_Ocla_1.0, whole genome shotgun sequence genome and encodes:
- the LOC139419345 gene encoding C-type lectin domain family 4 member M-like; its protein translation is MASWKSKAADWSAPIADWSSDPSLSSGERDQLQTSSNTLTKEKDQIQTSYNTLTKERDQLQTNYNTLTKERDQLQTSNNTLTAERDQLQTSYNTLTKQRDQLQTSYNSLTKERDQLQTSYNTLTKERDQLQTSNNTLTAERDQLQTNYNTLTKQRDQLQTSCNTLTAGRDQIQTNNNSLTKERDQLQTSNNTLTEERDQLQKEAECLKQSLVQKVCPNGWKKLGSSCYYVSTETKSWEESRQDCRNRGADLVVIKSEDDQTFVNWLCGVKNYVWIGLTDSVSEGTWKWVDYTPLTTKYWNSKEPNGGRAENCVYFYSWSSDTGAWWDYDCSYQYRWICEK